The segment CAAGACATCGAAGAGTTTGGTAAGAATTTTCCCCAACCGGTTCCGGTGCGGGACGGGTACACCTTTTTCCTGCGCAAAGGCAAGCAGGGCCTCTCGATCCGATTGGATTTCCTTTGGCACACCGCCGATTTCGGCCAGGGCGTCGGCAAGCCGGACCCTGCGGTAGGGTCCGGCCATCTCGATGTCCTGCTCCTGATACCGGATGCGGGTCTGCCCCAGCACGGCCCGGGTCGCCTCGGCGAACATTCGCTCGGTCAAATCCATCAGATCGGTATATACGGCGTAAGCCTGATAGAATTCGAGCATCGTGAATTCCGGGTTGTGCCGGGTGGAGACCCCTTCGTTGCGGAAATTGCGGTTGATTTCGAAGACGCGGTCGAACCCGCCGACAACCAGCCGCTTGAGGTAAAGCTCGGGTGCGATGCGCAGGTACAGATCGATATCGAGGGCCTGGTGGTGGGTGACAAAGGGCGTGGCCTCGGCCCCTCCAGCCATGGTCTGCATCATGGGCGTTTCCACTTCCAGAAAATCCCTGTCCAGCAGAAAATTCCGGATCGCCTGAATCAGTCGGGACCTTCGGATAAAGAGCTCCCGGACCGAAGGGTTCATGATGAGATCGAGGTAGCGCTGGCGGTAGCGTTTTTCCGGGTCCTTCAACCCGTGGAATTTTTCGGGCAGGGGGCGGATGGCCTTGCACAGCAGGCGAAATTCGCATGCAAGCAGGGTCCACTCCCCGGTTTTCGTCTTGAAAAGCGTCCCGACGATGCCGACGATGTCACCCGCCTCGAGTTTCTTGAACAACTCATAGGCATGATCACCGACCTTGTCTTTCTGAATATAGGCCTGCAGTTGCCCCGAGCGGTCCCGGAAACGGATGAAGGCGGATTTGCCGAATCGGTTGATGGCCATCATGCGGCCTGCAACGGAGACAATCGGCTCGCTCAGATGCTCTTGCCCGTCTGCTGCCGCAGCCAGCAGCCGCTGGATGTCCGCAATGCAGTGGGTCACCCGGAAGTCGTTTGGATAGGCTACGATTCCGGTTTCTTTCAATTCCTGGAGTTTGCGGCGCCGCTTCTCGATGACGTCGCCCGGTCTTTCTTCGCTCATGATGCGCTTTCCTGTCGGCTCATCCAGCCTGGAGATTCAATCCCAGTGCCGATCGAACCAGTTCCATGGTGGCGGCGGCCTCTTTGCGGGCCTTTTGCGT is part of the Desulfatirhabdium butyrativorans DSM 18734 genome and harbors:
- the lysS gene encoding lysine--tRNA ligase produces the protein MSEERPGDVIEKRRRKLQELKETGIVAYPNDFRVTHCIADIQRLLAAAADGQEHLSEPIVSVAGRMMAINRFGKSAFIRFRDRSGQLQAYIQKDKVGDHAYELFKKLEAGDIVGIVGTLFKTKTGEWTLLACEFRLLCKAIRPLPEKFHGLKDPEKRYRQRYLDLIMNPSVRELFIRRSRLIQAIRNFLLDRDFLEVETPMMQTMAGGAEATPFVTHHQALDIDLYLRIAPELYLKRLVVGGFDRVFEINRNFRNEGVSTRHNPEFTMLEFYQAYAVYTDLMDLTERMFAEATRAVLGQTRIRYQEQDIEMAGPYRRVRLADALAEIGGVPKEIQSDREALLAFAQEKGVPVPHRNRLGKILTKLFDVLVEPHLIQPTFVIGYPVEVSPLSRRSDTEPELTERFELFIAGYEIANGFSELNDPQDQFGRFQQQVEDRQAGDREAHEMDFDYIEALEYGLPPTAGEGVGIDRLAMLLTDSASIREVILFPHMKPAAA